In 'Nostoc azollae' 0708, the following are encoded in one genomic region:
- a CDS encoding EutN/CcmL family microcompartment protein gives MQIAKVRGTVVSTIQDPTLRGVKLLMLQLVDENGNLLPKYEVAADNSVGAGIDEWVLVSCGSAAREVPGNKQRPVDAAVVAIIDSIYVEDRLIYSKKDQYR, from the coding sequence ATGCAAATTGCCAAAGTGCGTGGCACGGTAGTTAGCACTATACAAGATCCTACTCTTAGAGGTGTAAAACTGCTGATGTTGCAGTTAGTAGATGAGAACGGCAATCTCCTACCTAAATATGAGGTAGCAGCAGATAATAGCGTAGGAGCAGGTATAGATGAGTGGGTACTTGTAAGTTGTGGTAGTGCCGCTCGTGAAGTTCCTGGCAATAAACAACGACCAGTAGATGCCGCCGTCGTGGCGATCATTGATTCTATTTACGTAGAAGATCGTCTCATTTACAGCAAAAAAGACCAATATAGATAG
- a CDS encoding carbon dioxide-concentrating mechanism protein CcmK, which produces MSIAVGMVETLGFPAVVEAADAMVKAARVTLVGYEKIGSGRVTVIVRGDVSEVQASVAAGVDNVKRVNGGQVLSTHIIARPHENLEYVLPIRYTEDVEQFREGVNAIRPFGRRP; this is translated from the coding sequence ATGTCGATCGCAGTAGGAATGGTTGAAACTTTGGGCTTTCCAGCCGTAGTAGAAGCTGCTGATGCAATGGTAAAGGCAGCTCGCGTTACCTTAGTAGGATACGAAAAAATTGGTAGCGGTCGAGTAACAGTAATTGTGCGGGGAGACGTTTCCGAAGTTCAAGCATCAGTAGCAGCTGGAGTGGACAACGTGAAGCGCGTCAATGGTGGACAGGTGCTGTCTACTCACATCATCGCTCGTCCTCATGAAAACTTAGAATATGTCCTACCTATTCGGTATACAGAAGATGTAGAACAATTCCGGGAAGGAGTTAACGCCATTCGTCCTTTCGGTAGAAGACCGTAG
- a CDS encoding carbon dioxide-concentrating mechanism protein CcmK, producing the protein MPIAVGMIETKGFPAVVEAADAMVKAARVTLVGYEKIGSARVTVIVRGDVSEVQASVAAGIEAARRVNGGEVLSTHIIARPHENLEYVLPIRYTEAVEQFRT; encoded by the coding sequence ATGCCAATTGCAGTTGGAATGATTGAGACTAAAGGCTTTCCAGCAGTAGTAGAAGCTGCTGATGCTATGGTGAAAGCAGCCCGTGTTACCTTAGTAGGATATGAGAAAATTGGCAGCGCCCGTGTGACTGTGATCGTCCGGGGTGATGTATCTGAAGTTCAAGCTTCAGTAGCGGCTGGTATCGAAGCAGCTAGAAGAGTAAACGGTGGAGAAGTGTTGTCTACTCACATTATTGCCCGTCCTCACGAAAACCTAGAATATGTCCTACCTATTCGGTATACAGAAGCAGTAGAACAGTTCCGAACTTAA
- a CDS encoding NAD(P)H-quinone oxidoreductase subunit F has product MHEFLFFTSWFVPFYSLLGAILTLPWSIGIIQRTGPRPAAYLNSLTTLVAFFHSLFVFQDIWNRDPEILVITWFQSGDFNLTFALELSPVSIGAIVLITGLSLLAQIYALGYMEKDWSLARFFGLLGFFEAALTGLAISDSLFLSYALLEVLTLSTYLLVGFWYAQPLVVTAARDAFLTKRVGDLLLLMGVVVLSTQAGSLNYSDLYEWVQTADLNPFTSTLLGIALIAGPAGKCAQFPLHLWLDEAMEGPNPASVMRNSLVVGSGAYVLYKIQPLLALSPVALNALVVMGTVTALGATLVSIAQIDIKRALSHSTSAYMGLVFLAVGLQQGGVALMLLLTHAIAKALLFMSSGSIIYTTQSQDLTEMGGLWSRMPATTTAFVVGSAGMVTLLPLGSFWAMLAWADGLVKVSPWVIVVLLLVNGLTALNLTRVFRLIFWGNPQQKTRRAPEVGWQMAFPMVTLTILTLLLPLMLQQWYLLPDWESIDWYITLSLFTSTVLGVSIGSKIYLHKGWSRSTILGWRFVQDLLGYDFYIDRVYRLTIVSAVALLSKISSWCDRYLVDGIVNLVGFAAIFGGQSLKYSISGQSQGYMLTILVVISVLGFFISWSLGLLDKLPF; this is encoded by the coding sequence ATGCATGAGTTTCTATTTTTCACAAGTTGGTTTGTACCTTTTTATAGCTTATTAGGTGCAATTTTAACCTTGCCTTGGAGCATAGGAATAATTCAACGAACAGGACCAAGACCTGCGGCATACTTGAATTCACTGACGACTTTGGTAGCTTTTTTCCATAGCTTATTTGTATTTCAAGATATTTGGAATAGAGATCCAGAAATTTTAGTAATTACTTGGTTTCAATCTGGGGACTTTAACTTAACCTTTGCCTTAGAACTCTCGCCAGTTAGTATTGGGGCAATAGTGCTAATTACAGGATTAAGTCTGTTAGCCCAAATTTATGCCCTGGGTTACATGGAAAAAGATTGGTCGTTAGCAAGGTTTTTTGGGTTGCTGGGATTTTTTGAAGCAGCTTTGACTGGTCTAGCGATTAGTGATTCTTTGTTCCTAAGTTATGCGTTGTTGGAAGTTCTCACCCTTTCTACTTACTTGCTCGTGGGTTTTTGGTATGCCCAACCATTGGTAGTAACGGCAGCGCGAGATGCGTTTTTAACCAAGCGGGTGGGAGATTTGCTCTTGTTGATGGGGGTAGTAGTCCTTTCAACTCAAGCTGGTAGTTTGAACTATTCCGATTTGTACGAGTGGGTGCAAACTGCTGACTTAAACCCATTTACATCAACATTACTGGGTATAGCATTGATTGCTGGTCCTGCTGGTAAATGCGCCCAATTTCCCTTGCATTTATGGTTAGATGAAGCAATGGAAGGGCCAAATCCGGCTTCAGTAATGCGAAACTCTTTGGTAGTCGGTAGTGGTGCTTATGTATTGTACAAGATTCAACCATTGTTAGCACTCTCACCAGTAGCGCTGAATGCTTTAGTTGTGATGGGAACTGTAACTGCTCTGGGGGCAACATTAGTATCAATCGCCCAAATTGATATTAAACGCGCTCTATCCCACTCTACAAGTGCCTATATGGGATTGGTATTTTTAGCAGTGGGCTTGCAACAAGGTGGTGTGGCTTTGATGTTGCTGTTAACTCATGCGATCGCAAAAGCATTATTATTCATGAGTTCTGGATCTATAATATACACTACCCAAAGTCAAGACTTGACAGAAATGGGGGGTTTATGGTCACGGATGCCAGCAACTACTACTGCTTTTGTCGTCGGTTCAGCAGGAATGGTGACATTGTTACCACTGGGTAGCTTTTGGGCAATGTTGGCTTGGGCTGATGGCTTAGTGAAAGTTAGTCCTTGGGTAATTGTAGTTTTACTGTTAGTTAATGGCTTGACAGCATTGAATTTAACCAGAGTCTTCCGATTGATATTCTGGGGTAACCCGCAACAAAAGACCCGCCGCGCTCCCGAAGTTGGTTGGCAAATGGCTTTCCCAATGGTGACTTTGACCATATTAACCCTATTGTTACCACTGATGCTACAGCAATGGTACTTACTACCTGATTGGGAAAGTATTGATTGGTACATTACATTATCTTTATTCACCTCTACTGTTTTAGGAGTAAGTATTGGCTCAAAAATTTACCTACATAAAGGTTGGTCAAGATCCACAATTCTGGGATGGAGATTTGTTCAAGATTTACTAGGTTATGATTTTTATATTGACCGAGTTTATCGGCTGACGATAGTTAGTGCAGTAGCATTGTTGTCCAAGATTTCCTCTTGGTGTGATCGCTATTTAGTAGATGGGATAGTGAACTTAGTCGGCTTTGCTGCCATTTTTGGTGGACAAAGTTTAAAGTACAGTATTTCCGGTCAATCTCAGGGCTATATGTTGACTATCCTCGTCGTAATTAGCGTTCTTGGGTTCTTCATTAGCTGGTCATTGGGTTTACTTGACAAATTGCCCTTTTAG
- a CDS encoding NADH-quinone oxidoreductase subunit M, protein MLSTLILLPLLGAALIGFYPSAISGKLARGVALAFAVIIFLWTVFLTIEFDPGEVGQQFAESLPWIDALGLNYNLGIDGLSLPLLLLNGVLTCIAIYSGDESIQRPRFYYSLVLLLSAGVIGAFLAQDLLLFFLFYELELIPLYLLIAIWGGAKRGYAATKFLIYTSVSGILILASFLGMVWLSDSPSFGLATLNTHTLPLGTQILLLVGILVGFGIKIPLVPFHTWLPDAHVEASTPISVLLAGILLKLGTYGLLRFGMNLLPEAWEYAAPTLATWAVVSVLFGASCAIAQTDMKKMVAYSSIGHMGYVLLAAAAATPLSVLGAVMQMISHGLISAMLFLVVGVVYKKAGSRDLEVIRGLLNPERGMPVIGFLMVLGVMASAGIPGMVGFISEFIVFRGSFEIFPVQTLISMLGTGLTAVYFLILLNRAFFGRLSAQVTNLPRVYWSDRIPAFILAVLIVVFGIEPSWLVHWTEATITAMVNTQNLVAKIL, encoded by the coding sequence ATGCTGAGTACATTGATTTTGCTACCTTTGCTGGGTGCAGCTTTAATCGGTTTTTATCCTTCTGCGATCAGTGGGAAACTAGCCCGTGGAGTAGCGTTGGCTTTCGCTGTCATAATTTTCTTATGGACAGTGTTCCTAACAATTGAGTTTGATCCAGGGGAAGTTGGACAACAGTTTGCTGAGTCTTTGCCCTGGATAGATGCTTTAGGCTTGAACTATAATCTAGGCATAGATGGTTTATCCTTGCCATTGCTGCTTTTAAATGGAGTTTTAACTTGTATTGCCATCTACAGTGGCGATGAATCTATTCAGCGTCCTAGATTTTATTATTCCTTAGTGCTGCTGTTAAGCGCAGGAGTGATAGGAGCATTTTTAGCACAGGATTTATTGTTATTCTTCCTATTCTACGAATTAGAATTGATACCTTTGTATTTGCTAATTGCAATTTGGGGTGGTGCAAAACGGGGTTATGCAGCCACAAAGTTTCTGATTTACACCTCTGTATCGGGAATCTTGATTTTAGCCAGTTTCTTAGGTATGGTTTGGTTGAGTGATTCGCCCAGTTTTGGACTAGCAACCTTAAATACCCACACTTTACCTTTAGGGACACAAATATTATTACTGGTGGGAATTTTGGTAGGTTTTGGAATTAAAATTCCTCTTGTTCCCTTCCATACTTGGTTGCCAGATGCCCACGTTGAAGCTTCCACACCCATTTCTGTACTATTAGCTGGGATATTGTTGAAATTAGGCACTTATGGTTTGTTGCGGTTTGGGATGAACTTGTTGCCTGAAGCTTGGGAATATGCAGCACCGACTTTAGCAACATGGGCTGTTGTTAGTGTGTTGTTTGGTGCTTCCTGTGCGATCGCCCAAACTGATATGAAAAAAATGGTAGCCTATAGTTCTATCGGACACATGGGTTATGTTTTGTTAGCAGCAGCAGCAGCAACACCATTAAGCGTCTTGGGTGCTGTCATGCAAATGATTAGCCACGGCTTAATTTCTGCCATGTTGTTTTTAGTGGTAGGAGTTGTGTATAAAAAAGCTGGTAGTCGTGACTTAGAAGTTATTAGGGGACTGCTGAACCCAGAAAGGGGAATGCCTGTCATCGGCTTCTTGATGGTTTTGGGAGTCATGGCCAGCGCAGGTATACCGGGAATGGTAGGGTTTATTTCCGAATTCATTGTTTTTAGGGGTAGTTTCGAGATTTTCCCAGTACAAACCCTAATTTCAATGCTAGGTACAGGCTTAACTGCGGTTTACTTCTTAATTCTCCTCAATCGTGCCTTTTTTGGGCGCTTGTCTGCACAAGTTACTAATTTACCACGGGTTTATTGGAGCGATCGCATTCCTGCATTTATCTTAGCTGTCTTAATAGTAGTTTTCGGCATCGAACCCTCTTGGTTAGTGCATTGGACAGAAGCTACTATTACAGCCATGGTAAATACTCAAAACCTAGTAGCTAAAATACTTTGA